The DNA sequence TGCGTATATTGTTATAAAAAAGAGGAAAGCTTTAGGGTTGAATAAATTAACAATAAAACCATTCAAAAATGCTTTGAACTTACTTACAGACGATCTTGATATTGAAATATTGATTTCTGTTACTTGGGATCTATTAAACATTGATCTAAAACCAAGTATCGCTAGATATAAAGAAGCTACTAATTTAAAAATAAAAAAAAGAGAAGGTTGGTAGATTATAAAAAAACTTATTCCCAATAAAGCTATAGTTACATGAACTAATATTCCAGTTCCAATACCCATAGCAGTCCATATTCCTGAGACTCTTCCATATTTTAAAGACTGCCTCATTATTAACGCAAAATCAGGTCCTGGACTAGCTACTGCAAATAAATGCATAAACGCTATTTTGATAAAAAATTCCATATATTTATAAGATAAATTCAGGTTCTACTTCTAAAGAAAGTTTATATTTTTTTAAAACACTTTCTTTAATTTTCTTTACTAGATCTGTAATCTTATTAATAGACACGCCACTATCGGTTATTAATACCAAAGAATGCTTTTTTGATATAGATACACCGTTGCTTTCATAGCCCTTCCATCCTTCTTGTTCTAATAAATATCCGGCAGAAATCTTATATTGTTTTCCTTCTTTAAAAAAAGGGATGTTTTCATTTATTTTTAATAATTCTTTTAACATTTTTTTACCAACGATAGGGTTCTTAAAAAAACTTCCTACATTAGGTGTAGACAAGGGATCTGGCAATAAAGAAGATCTTAATGAAATAACAGCCATACAAACTTCCATAGATGAAGCCAAACTAGGATCAATATTATTTTTTAGTAAATAACTATTTAAATTAGAATAGCTAGTAGTCGGCGAATCTTTAGTATCTAATTTAAGATTTATATCTGTTATAAATAATTGCTTATTTCGTTTAAAAATACTATCTCTATAACCAAAACAACAATCCTCATTGGTTAACATTAAACTATTAGAGTTACTTAAATCGATAGCATTGACACTTATTAATTTTGAGGATAGCTCAACTCCATAAGCTCCAATATTTTGTACTGGAGAAGCTCCTACCGTGCCAGGAATTAATGATAGATTTTCTAATCCATACAGTTTATTTTGAAGTGTCCAAAGTACAGAATGATGCCAATTCTCGCCCGAGGATATAAGTACTTTATTACTAACTATTTTTTTTCCAATTAAATTATTTTTAACTACTAAATAATCTAACTTTCTTGGTAAAACTATGTTTGTTCCTCCACCCAGAGGAAAGATTGGTAAATTAATAGATCTAGCATAATCAATAGCTTCAAGTAAATCTTCTATGGACTCAATACAGCAATATCTCCTAGCTGAAGAGTGCAAACTAAGTGAATTTAAGTTTTGTAAAGAGAAATTTTTTTTAAATTCCATAACTTTCAATTATCTTTTCAGCAAGAATTATGTCTTCAGGTGTATCTATTCCTAAATGTATTTCATTGCTTGAAGATTCACCAAAAATATTTTTATTCGCGTCCAATGCTCTAAGTTGCTCTAGTTTTAGAAATTTTTCATTTATAGAAGGTTGTAGTTTTACATATTCATTTAAAAAATTTACTCTATAAGAATAAATACCTAAATGTATACCAAGGTTTGTTTTATTATTGATTCTGTCTATTTTATCTCGAGAAAAATTGACGACTTTAGAATTAGCATCTAATAACACTTTAACCCTATTTTTATTTGATATATCTGATTCTAATAAATTTAAGGTATAGAGAGTGCCCATATCAGCACTCTTATAGACGTCTAATAAATTTGCTACTTTATTTATGTCTTCTGGAAGCGTGAAGGGCTCATCACCCTGCAGATTAACTACTATTTGTTGGTCATCTAATTTTAAAAGAGATGCGGCTTCTGCCACTCTATCTGTACCAGTTTGATGATCAGTATCAGTCATAATAGATTTAGCATTAATATCTTTGCAATGAGTTGCAATCAGATCACTATCTGTAACGACATAAACTTTATCAGCTTTACTTAAAATAGCTTTTTCATGGACTCTTTGAATGAGGGTCTTTCCTTTTATATTTAATAATGGCTTATTAGGGAGTCTTGATGATTTAAGTCTAGCTGGGATAAGGACGATAAAAGACATTTAATCTAGATTTTCATCTATTAAAATTTTTCTTGCTTCTTCTGGTAACATAATTGGAATACCATCTTCAATTTTATAAGCTAACATAGACTCAAAACAAAGTAATTCATCTCCTTTAAGTAGAAGTTTACCTTTAGAAACTGGGCAAACTAATATTTCTAATAAATCGTCGTCAATTTTATTTGTCATTCATTTTTTAAATTGTTCGTTAAGTTTGTTATAAATTCTTCTGGGAGGCGAGCATTTATTTTAAAATACCATAAATTCTTTAAAGGCATATTTAAACATCTTACTGCATCTTTTTCAGTCATTATTATTGGATAATCATCATCAAAAATAAGATCATCTAATTTGTATTCATAATGATCAGAAAAGGTATGTTTTATTAGATTAAATCCTTGATCTTCTAGAGTTTTAAAAAACATTTCTGGATTACCTATTCCAGCAATTGCATGTGCATTTTTTGACAAAGGCCAATTTATAAAAGGAAATCTTTGACCATCATGAATTCTTTCCCACTCAGAAGGCTCATATTTCATTATATAGTCAGAAGAAAATTTCTTTTCTTCCCATTTTTGATGTGTACTTATAATAAAATTAACATCGGAAAGCCTTTCTATAGGTTCTCTTAAAGGGCCAGCTGGAATAGTAAGTCCATTTCCAAGACCTCTCAATCCATCGATCATCGCAATCTCTATATCTCTATTTAAATTATAATGTTGCAGTCCATCATCACTGATAATTACATCACAATCTGTTTCATTTAATAATTGAGTAATTACTTTAAGCCTATTTGGACCAACATAAACAGGCAAAGAAGTGTTCTTAAATATCAGTACCGGTTCATCTCCTGCCATATCGGAATCAATTTCATTAGTAACTTTTAATGGGTATTTTTTTGATCTACCACCATACCCTCTACTAATTATCCCTGGTTTATATCCTATTGATTTTAATGTATTTGCTAGAGAAATCACCATGGACGTTTTGCCTGTTCCTCCTAAAGATATATTTCCTACTACAATAACAGGCACATGAGATTTATAGATTTTATTGATATTTTTCTTAAATAAATTTCTTCGGTATTTACTAATGGTCCTTGTTATTAAAGAAAGGGGCCACAGCAGCCATAACCATGATTTTTTTTCTATCCAAGCCCTTTCAAGGAAACTAATTTTACTTTTAGGTGTTTCATCGGAGCGAAAAACTGTAATATCATTCCGGTCTGGAATTATTTGTTTAGTCTTTTCATCTATAAATTGATTTGCGTGAAGATCTGCATATGCACCTTTTGCACCTAATAATTCTGAATGTGTTCCTTGTTCAATTATTTTGCCTTCATCTAGTACAATTATAAGATTAGCCTTCTCTACAGTAGATAATCTATGAGCAATTATTAAAGTTGTTCTATCCTTGCTTACCTCTTCAATTGCCTCCTGAATAAACTTCTCTGACTCAGAATCTAGAGCCGATGTAGCTTCATCTAATATTAAAATAGGAGAGTCTTTTAATATTGCCCTTGCAATAGCAATTCTTTGTCTTTGACCTCCTGATAGTAATACTCCATCGTCTCCCACCATGGTTTCGTAACCATCAGGCATAGCTCTTATAAAGTCATCTGCATTTGCTCTTTTAGCTGCATTAATAATTTCTTCATGCTGTCCATCTATGGAACCATAATTTATATTTTTAGTAACAGTGTCATTAAAGAGTGTAATATTTTGTCCTACTATGGATATATGAGATCTGAGGTTCTGAATAGTGAAATCATTTATAGGTGTATTATCAATTAAAATCTCACCTTCATAATTCTGATAAAAACGTGGTATCAGATTCACTAATGTTGTTTTTCCAGCTCCCGATTTGCCAACCAAGGCAATTGTTTGACCTTTATGGATATTTAAATCAATATTCTTTAGAACATTCTTTGACAAGCCATCGGCTCCTTCATAAGAAAAAGAGACATTTTTAAATGATATTTCGCCGTTAATATTTTCTAACTCTACTTTTCCATTATCTTCTTCATCATCTTCATCTAATTGATTAAAAATATCTTCAGCAGCTGCCAACCCTTTTTGTATCTGACTATTTATTTCTGATAATTGCCTTACTGGTCTTGCTAACATTCCGGCAGCACCAAAAAAAGCGATGAAGGTTCCTGAGCTCATCACATTTATTACAGAAGAATCTAATGCAAGCCATGTAATGATTGCTAGTCCAGTAGATACAAAGATCTGTATTAAAGGAGAAGAAGCATAGTTTGTAGCTTCAAGTTTTAAGTTTTGACGTTTATTATTTTCACTTGCTTCGGTGAATCTATTATCTTCATAGATTTCACCTCCGAAAGCCTTTACCTCTTTATATGCATTGATAGTTTCTGAAGCTACATGAGTAACATCACCCATAGAATTTTGTATTCTAGTACTTATTTTTCTCAGACGCCTTGCAGCTATACTAACTACTAATGCTATAAAAGGCGCTGTAATTAAAAGCACAACTGTTAATTCCCAATTTAAAAATAATAAATATGCAATCAATCCTAATACTAATAAACCTTCTCTAAAAATAACCTTAATAGCATTGGTGGCTGCTCCTGTAACCTGAACCACATTAAATGTTATTCTTGAAATAAGATGACCAGATGATTGTTGGTCAAAATAACTACTTGGTAATACCATAATCTTTTTAAAAAGGTCAGTTCTTA is a window from the SAR86 cluster bacterium genome containing:
- a CDS encoding LysE family transporter, whose protein sequence is MEFFIKIAFMHLFAVASPGPDFALIMRQSLKYGRVSGIWTAMGIGTGILVHVTIALLGISFFIIYQPSLFFIFKLVASLYLAILGFRSMFNRSQVTEINISISRSSVSKFKAFLNGFIVNLFNPKAFLFFITIYAILDNTVPLELKIFSGLYMAVATFIWFSFISYLTDVSSNIEKFKKIMPSLERITGVILVFISIQILFFKLPL
- the murB gene encoding UDP-N-acetylmuramate dehydrogenase, with translation MEFKKNFSLQNLNSLSLHSSARRYCCIESIEDLLEAIDYARSINLPIFPLGGGTNIVLPRKLDYLVVKNNLIGKKIVSNKVLISSGENWHHSVLWTLQNKLYGLENLSLIPGTVGASPVQNIGAYGVELSSKLISVNAIDLSNSNSLMLTNEDCCFGYRDSIFKRNKQLFITDINLKLDTKDSPTTSYSNLNSYLLKNNIDPSLASSMEVCMAVISLRSSLLPDPLSTPNVGSFFKNPIVGKKMLKELLKINENIPFFKEGKQYKISAGYLLEQEGWKGYESNGVSISKKHSLVLITDSGVSINKITDLVKKIKESVLKKYKLSLEVEPEFIL
- the kdsB gene encoding 3-deoxy-manno-octulosonate cytidylyltransferase, with translation MSFIVLIPARLKSSRLPNKPLLNIKGKTLIQRVHEKAILSKADKVYVVTDSDLIATHCKDINAKSIMTDTDHQTGTDRVAEAASLLKLDDQQIVVNLQGDEPFTLPEDINKVANLLDVYKSADMGTLYTLNLLESDISNKNRVKVLLDANSKVVNFSRDKIDRINNKTNLGIHLGIYSYRVNFLNEYVKLQPSINEKFLKLEQLRALDANKNIFGESSSNEIHLGIDTPEDIILAEKIIESYGI
- a CDS encoding Trm112 family protein, coding for MTNKIDDDLLEILVCPVSKGKLLLKGDELLCFESMLAYKIEDGIPIMLPEEARKILIDENLD
- the msbA gene encoding lipid A export permease/ATP-binding protein MsbA translates to MSIKKGNSTSGVKTYSRLLSYVIPYIPLFLISTLGFIILAASQVAAAEWLKQVIDFVNSPNDEYRILLPSALVVIAMFRGIGFFIGNYLMALISNKLVHDLRTDLFKKIMVLPSSYFDQQSSGHLISRITFNVVQVTGAATNAIKVIFREGLLVLGLIAYLLFLNWELTVVLLITAPFIALVVSIAARRLRKISTRIQNSMGDVTHVASETINAYKEVKAFGGEIYEDNRFTEASENNKRQNLKLEATNYASSPLIQIFVSTGLAIITWLALDSSVINVMSSGTFIAFFGAAGMLARPVRQLSEINSQIQKGLAAAEDIFNQLDEDDEEDNGKVELENINGEISFKNVSFSYEGADGLSKNVLKNIDLNIHKGQTIALVGKSGAGKTTLVNLIPRFYQNYEGEILIDNTPINDFTIQNLRSHISIVGQNITLFNDTVTKNINYGSIDGQHEEIINAAKRANADDFIRAMPDGYETMVGDDGVLLSGGQRQRIAIARAILKDSPILILDEATSALDSESEKFIQEAIEEVSKDRTTLIIAHRLSTVEKANLIIVLDEGKIIEQGTHSELLGAKGAYADLHANQFIDEKTKQIIPDRNDITVFRSDETPKSKISFLERAWIEKKSWLWLLWPLSLITRTISKYRRNLFKKNINKIYKSHVPVIVVGNISLGGTGKTSMVISLANTLKSIGYKPGIISRGYGGRSKKYPLKVTNEIDSDMAGDEPVLIFKNTSLPVYVGPNRLKVITQLLNETDCDVIISDDGLQHYNLNRDIEIAMIDGLRGLGNGLTIPAGPLREPIERLSDVNFIISTHQKWEEKKFSSDYIMKYEPSEWERIHDGQRFPFINWPLSKNAHAIAGIGNPEMFFKTLEDQGFNLIKHTFSDHYEYKLDDLIFDDDYPIIMTEKDAVRCLNMPLKNLWYFKINARLPEEFITNLTNNLKNE